A genomic window from Equus caballus isolate H_3958 breed thoroughbred chromosome 5, TB-T2T, whole genome shotgun sequence includes:
- the LOC102147484 gene encoding uncharacterized protein isoform X1, with protein sequence MGSRNTVLVSNLGKLIYQKTNPGEALSPGDNLLQNLALHFEVPDVRGNTLRNKTTRLQPRWMAPRPEEPRRLRPPLCRGRGVSNRLTRTRREAPPPSRLPRYRVVGHQAVGRSPARFFGTFGTGLGSPPKKVVSPAVSNMAGKFYRHG encoded by the coding sequence ATGGGAAGTCGCAACACCGTCCTCGTATCAAATCTGGGCAAATTAATCTACCAAAAAACAAATCCCGGGGAAGCGTTGTCACCTGGTGACAATCTGTTACAGAATCTGGCGCTTCACTTTGAGGTTCCCGACGTGCGCGGCAACACGTTGCGAAACAAAACTACGCGCCTGCAACCCCGCTGGATGGCCCCGCGGCCGGAAGAGCCACGTCGGCTCCGCCCACCTTTGTGTCGTGGGCGGGGCGTTTCCAACCGGCTGACGCGCACGCGCCGGgaggccccgcccccatcccGCCTCCCGCGATATCGTGTGGTCGGGCATCAAGCTGTGGGGCGGTCGCCAGCTCGGTTCTTCGGGACCTTCGGGACAGGGCTGGGGAGCCCGCCCAAAAAGGTCGTTTCTCCTGCAGTTTCCA